Within the Methanobacterium sp. BRmetb2 genome, the region ATAATACCTATATAACCAAGTTTATCAGTTATAAAAAGATGGTGAAAACATGAAAATTGCAATAACGGGAAAAGGAGGGGTGGGTAAAACAACCCTTTCTAGTACTTTATCATGTATCTTGTCACAGACTTATAAAGTATTCGCTATAGATGCTGATCCAGACATGAACCTGGCATCAAGCCTGGGTATTCATGAACAAATCACACCTATTTCTAAAATGAGAGATCTTATAAAGGATAGAACTGGTGCAGAGTCGGGATCATCCTTCGGCGAAGTATTCAAGATGAATCCCAAAATAAATGACTTACCTGAATCATTATCAATTAAATATAACGAAAATTTGAAACTTCTGGTAATGGGGACCGTGGATAAAGGAGGAGAAGGATGTGTCTGCCCTGCTTCAGTGTTATTAAAAGCACTTATGAGACACATGATCCTCCAAAAGGATGAAATCGTGGTTCTGGATATGGAAGCAGGTATTGAACATTTGGGACGTAGAACATCTGAATCTGTAGATCTAATGATCGTGGTAGTAGAACCCAGCCTTAAATCAGTTGAAACTGCTAAAAGAATTAAAAATCTGGCAACCGATATTGGAGTTAAAAATATAACTGCCGTTATAAATAAAGCGTCTAATAAAGCAGAAGAAAAATTTATCCATTTAAAATTAGATGAAATAGACATTAAAGTAATTGGATGCATTCCTCTTGACAGTAATATTGTCAGGGCAGATATGGAAGGAAACCCTTTGATAAATTATCCAGATTCGCCTGCATTTAAGTCAATAGAAAATATTGCAGAAAGTATTTTAAGTTTTAAACAATGATCTAAAAAATATGCATATAAAA harbors:
- a CDS encoding carbon monoxide dehydrogenase, which produces MKIAITGKGGVGKTTLSSTLSCILSQTYKVFAIDADPDMNLASSLGIHEQITPISKMRDLIKDRTGAESGSSFGEVFKMNPKINDLPESLSIKYNENLKLLVMGTVDKGGEGCVCPASVLLKALMRHMILQKDEIVVLDMEAGIEHLGRRTSESVDLMIVVVEPSLKSVETAKRIKNLATDIGVKNITAVINKASNKAEEKFIHLKLDEIDIKVIGCIPLDSNIVRADMEGNPLINYPDSPAFKSIENIAESILSFKQ